Proteins co-encoded in one Accipiter gentilis chromosome 33, bAccGen1.1, whole genome shotgun sequence genomic window:
- the NPTX2 gene encoding neuronal pentraxin-2: MLAVVAGLLLALAAGGRGSAAGDQESPPGSRFVCTSLPLDAAGAGCPLPPVPMQGGALPPEEELKATVLQLRETVLQQKETIGSQREAIRELTGKLSRCESADGKSATGSWKKELGKGKDTMGDLPRDPAQVIDQLSRTMQTLKDRLESLEHQLRANVSYAALPNDLREMLQRRLGDLERQLLSKVAELEDEKSLLHNETSAHRQKTETALNALLERVSELEKGNSAFKSPDEFKVSLPLRTNYLYGKIKKTLPELYAFTVCLWLRSSASPGIGTPFSYAVPGQANEIVLIEWGNNPIELLINDKVAQLPLFISDGKWHHICITWTTRDGMWEAFQDGEKLGTGENLAPWHPIKPGGVLILGQEQDTVGGRFDATQAFVGEMSQFNIWDRVLKAEDIMNIANCSTNMPGNIIPWVDNNVDVFGGATKWPVETCEERLLDL; this comes from the exons ATGTTGGCTGTGGTCGCCGGGCTCCTGCTCGCCCTAGCCGCGGGCGGCCGGGGGTCGGCGGCGGGGGACCAGGAGAGCCCGCCGGGGAGCCGCTTCGTGTGCACCTCGCTGCCGCTGGACGCCGCCGGCGCGGGTTGCCCGCTGCCCCCGGTGCCCATGCAGGGCGGCGCGCTGCCCCCCGAGGAGGAGCTGAAAGCCACGGTGCTGCAGCTGCGGGAGACCGTCCTGCAGCAGAAGGAGACCATCGGGAGCCAGCGGGAGGCCATCCGGGAGCTCACCGGTAAGCTGAGCCGCTGCGAGAGCGCCGACGGCAAGTCCGCCACGGGATCGTGGAAGAAGGAGCTGGGCAAGGGCAAGGACACGATGGGCGACCTGCCGCGGGACCCGGCGCAGGTCATCGACCAGCTGAGCCGCACCATGCAGACTCTGAAGGACCGGCTGGAGAGCCTGGAG CACCAACTCCGAGCCAATGTGTCATATGCAGCACTGCCTAATGACCTCCGAGAGATGCTTCAGCGGCGGCTTGGAGACCTGGAACGCCAACTCCTGAGCAAAGTGGCTGAGCTTGAGGATGAAAAGTCTTTGCTTCATAATGAGACGTCAGCCCATCGGCAGAAGACAGAGACCGCCTTGAACGCATTGCTAGAAAGAGTGTCTGAATTAGAAAAAG GTAACAGTGCATTTAAGTCACCTGATGAATTCAAAGTCTCCCTTCCTCTTCGCACAAACTACTTATATGGGAAGATCAAGAAGACTCTGCCAGAGCTGTATGCTTTTACTGTATGCTTGTGGTTGAGATCAAGTGCTTCTCCTGGAATTGGCACTCCATTCTCATATGCTGTTCCTGGGCAGGCTAATGAAATTGTCCTCATAGAATGGGGGAATAATCCAATTGAACTGCTAATTAATGATAAG GTTGCCCAGCTCCCTCTCTTCATTAGTGATGGAAAATGGCATCATATCTGTATAACATGGACAACCAGAGATGGAATGTGGGAGGCTTTTCAGGATGGAGAGAAACTTGGCACTGGGGAGAATCTTGCTCCTTGGCACCCAATTAAACCTGGAGGTGTCCTGATCCTGGGTCAGGAACAG GACACAGTAGGAGGAAGATTTGATGCAACTCAAGCCTTCGTTGGGGAGATGAGCCAGTTCAATATATGGGACAGGGTCTTAAAAGCTGAAGACATCATGAATATTGCTAACTGCTCTACCAACATGCCTGGCAACATCATACCCTGGGTTGACAACAACGTTGATGTGTTTGGAGGTGCTACTAAATGGCCTGTGGAGACATGTGAAGAGCGCCTGCTAGATTTATAG